In one Bos mutus isolate GX-2022 chromosome 19, NWIPB_WYAK_1.1, whole genome shotgun sequence genomic region, the following are encoded:
- the KRT15 gene encoding keratin, type I cytoskeletal 15 produces the protein MATTFLQTSSSTFGGGSTRGGSLLAGGGGFGGGSLYGGGGSRTISASSARFVSSGSAGGYGGGFGGGAGSGYGGGFGGGFGGGFGSGFGDFGGGDGGLLSGNEKITMQNLNDRLASYLEKVRALEEANADLEVKIRDWYQRQSPTSPERDYSPYFKTIDELRDKILAAAIKNSQVILEIDNARLAADDFRLKHENEMALRQSVEADINGLRRVLDELTLTKTDLEMQIESLNEELAYLKKNHEEEMKEFSNQLAGQVNVEMDAAPGMDLTRVLSEMREQYEAMAEKNRRDAEAWFFSKTEELNKEVASNTEMIQTSKTEITDLRRTIQGLEIELQSQLSMKAGLESTLAETECRYAAQLQQIQGLISSIEAQLSELRSEMECQNQEYKMLLDIKTRLEQEIATYRSLLEGQDSRMAGIGTREASLGGGGGGKVRINVEESVDGKVVSSRKREI, from the exons ATGGCCACCACGTTTTTGCAGACTTCTTCCTCCACTTTTGGGGGTGGCTCTACTCGAGGGGGTTCCCTTCTGGCTGGGGGAGGAGGCTTTGGTGGAGGGAGTCTCTATGGGGGCGGTGGGAGCCGCACTATCTCAGCTTCTTCTGCCAGGTTTGTCTCCTCGGGGTCAGCAGGGGGCTATGGGGGTGGCTTTGGTGGAGGGGCCGGTAGTGGTTATGGGGGTGGCTTCGGAGGGGGCTTTGGTGGGGGTTTTGGCAGTGGCTTCGGTGACTTTGGCGGCGGAGATGGCGGCCTCCTCTCTGGCAATGAGAAGATCACCATGCAGAATCTCAACGACCGCCTGGCCTCCTACCTGGAGAAGGTGCGCGCCCTGGAGGAGGCCAACGCCGACCTGGAGGTGAAGATCCGAGACTGGTACCAGAGACAGAGCCCGACCAGCCCGGAGCGTGACTACAGCCCCTACTTCAAGACCATCGATGAGCTCCGCGACAAG aTCCTGGCGGCTGCCATCAAAAATTCCCAGGTCATTCTGGAGATTGACAATGCCAGGCTGGCTGCAGACGACTTCAGACTCAA gCATGAGAACGAGATGGCCCTGCGCCAAAGCGTGGAGGCCGACATCAACGGCCTGCGCAGGGTGCTGGATGAGCTGACCCTGACCAAGACTGACCTGGAGATGCAGATTGAGAGCCTGAATGAGGAGCTGGCCTACCTGAAGAAGAACCACGAGGAG GAGATGAAGGAGTTCAGCAACCAGCTGGCTGGCCAGGTCAACGTGGAGATGGATGCAGCACCAGGCATGGACCTGACCCGCGTGCTGTCAGAAATGAGGGAGCAGTACGAGGCCATGGCGGAGAAGAACCGCCGGGATGCCGAGGCCTGGTTCTTCAGCAAG acagaggagctgaATAAGGAGGTGGCCTCCAACACAGAGATGATCCAGACCAGCAAGACGGAGATCACAGACCTGAGACGCACGATACAGGGGCTGGAGATTGAGCTGCAGTCCCAGCTCAGCATG AAAGCCGGGCTGGAGAGCACGCTGGCGGAGACAGAGTGCCGCTATGCTGCGCAGCTGCAGCAGATCCAGGGTCTCATCAGCAGCATTGAGGCCCAGCTGAGCGAGCTCCGCAGTGAGATGGAGTGCCAGAACCAGGAGTACAAGATGCTGCTGGACATCAAGACGAGGCTGGAACAGGAGATTGCCACCTACCGCAGCCTGCTGGAGGGCCAGGActccag GATGGCTGGCATTGGTACCAGAGAAG CCTCCCTGGGAGGTGGCGGTGGCGGCAAGGTCCGCATCAACGTTGAGGAGTCTGTGGACGGGAAGGTGGTTTcttccagaaagagagaaatctAA
- the KRT13 gene encoding keratin, type I cytoskeletal 13, with amino-acid sequence MSCRLQSSSASYGGGFGGGSCQLGGGRSISTCSTRFVSGGSAGGFGGGVSCGFGGGAGSGYGGGFGGSFGGGFGGGFGGGFGGGFGDFGGGDGGLLSGNEKITMQNLNDRLASYLEKVRALEEANADLEVKIRDWHLKQTPTSPERDYSPYFKTIDELRDKILAATIDNNRIILEIDNARLAADDFRLKYENELTLRQSVEADINGLRRVLDELTLTKTDLEMQIESLNEELAYLKKNHEEEMKEFSKQMVGQVNVEMDATPGIDLTRVLAEMREQYEAMAEKNRRDAEEWFHSKSAELNKEVTSSTALIQTSKTEITELRRTLQGLEIELQSQLSMKAGLESTLAETECRYALQLQQIQGLISSIEAQLSELRSEMECQNQEYKMLLDIKTRLEQEIATYRSLLEGQDSKLIGFTTGGNSGGNSSRRVPESRP; translated from the exons ATGAGCTGCCGCCTGCAGAGTTCCTCCGCCAGCTATGGAGGTGGCTTCGGGGGTGGCTCTTGCCAGCTCGGAGGAGGTCGCAGTATTTCTACCTGCTCAACCCGGTTTGTCTCTGGGGGATCTGCTGGGGGCTTTGGGGGTGGTGTGAGCTGCGGCTTCGGTGGAGGGGCCGGTAGTGGCTATGGGGGTGGCTTCGGAGGCAGCTTCGGAGGTGGCTTCGGAGGTGGCTTTGGTGGGGGTTTTGGTGGAGGCTTCGGTGACTTCGGCGGTGGAGATGGCGGCCTCCTCTCCGGCAATGAGAAGATCACCATGCAGAATCTCAACGACCGCCTGGCCTCCTACCTGGAGAAGGTTcgtgccctggaggaggccaaTGCCGACCTGGAGGTGAAGATCCGTGACTGGCACCTGAAGCAGACCCCAACCAGCCCGGAGCGTGACTACAGTCCCTACTTCAAGACCATTGATGAACTCCGGGACAAG ATCTTGGCGGCCACCATTGACAACAACCGGATCATCCTGGAGATTGACAATGCCCGGCTGGCTGCCGACGACTTCAGGCTCAA gtaTGAGAACGAGCTGACCCTGCGCCAGAGCGTGGAGGCCGACATCAACGGCCTGCGCAGGGTGCTGGATGAGCTGACCCTGACCAAGACAGACCTGGAGATGCAGATTGAGAGCTTGAATGAGGAGCTGGCCTACCTGAAGAAGAACCAcgaggag GAGATGAAGGAGTTCAGCAAACAGATGGTCGGCCAGGTCAACGTGGAGATGGATGCCACCCCGGGCATTGACCTGACCCGTGTGCTGGCAGAGATGAGGGAGCAGTACGAGGCCATGGCAGAGAAGAACCGCCGGGATGCTGAGGAATGGTTCCACAGCAAG AGTGCTGAGCTGAACAAGGAGGTGACTTCCAGCACGGCCTTGATCCAGACCAGCAAGACAGAGATCACCGAGCTCAGGCGCACACTCCAGGGCCTGGAGATCGAGCTGCAGTCTCAGCTGAGCATG AAAGCCGGGCTGGAGAGCACGCTGGCGGAGACGGAGTGCCGCTACGCCCTGCAGCTGCAGCAGATCCAGGGTCTCATTAGCAGCATTGAGGCCCAGCTGAGCGAGCTCCGCAGTGAGATGGAGTGCCAGAACCAGGAGTACAAGATGCTGCTGGACATCAAGACGCGACTGGAGCAGGAGATCGCCACCTACCGCAGCCTGCTAGAGGGCCAGGACTCCAA gtTGATCGGTTTCACCACAGGAG GAAACTCCGGCGGCAACTCCAGTCGCCGGGTTCCAGAAAGTAGGCCTTAA